AGCATTTTCTACCGGATCCCCTGCAACTCTGATATCCTCAAAATGAATTCCTTTTACAACCTTACCATCCTTTACATCAAGACAAGGTATAATTCTTACTGTAACCATTTTCCCTCCAGAAAATTTTTTATAAATAAAAGTCCCATTTTCCCACTTTTTTCAGGATGGAATTGAACACCTACAATATTGTCTTTAATTATAACAGAAGGAAAATCAATGCCATACTTTGTTTTACCAACAATAATATCTTCCTGAGTTTTAATATAATAAGAGTGAGCAAAATAAAAAAAAGAATTATTTACTATTCCCTCAAAAATCTTATTATCCTTCAAAATTTCTACTTTATTCCATCCCATATGAGGAATTTTTATTTCTTCATTTTTAAATTTTACCACTTCTCCCTTTAAAATTCCAAAACCTTCCTTTTTTCCTTCTTCACTCACATTAAATAAAAGTTGTAGTCCTAAACAAATCCCAAGAAATGGAATACCTAATTCTAATCGGTATTTTAATTTTTCCAATATCCTTGTTTTCTCTAAATTTTCAATACCTGAATCAAAACTTCCGACACCCGGCAGAATCAAAAAGTCTACTCTATCAATAATTTCTGGATTTTCAACCAAAACAAATTTTTCACCTAAAAATTTAATAGCAGATGAAACACTGTAAATATTTCCTGCACCATACTTTATAACTCCCACCATTTTAATAAGATTTAATTTTAATTCTATAAAATGTTAATTTCAAAATACTCTAAAAGCAAGAAAGAAAAATTTAATTAATTAAATATATTCAATTGTACTCGGAGGTTTAGGTGTTATATCGTAAAGGACCTTTACAACTCCCGGAACTTCTTTTAAGATTCTATCTCTTATTTTAAACAACCTTTTCCATAAAATTTTTACAGGAGTTGCAGTTAATGCATCTTCTGATTTTACCGCCCTTATTGCTATTATATCTCCCAACAATCTTTTCCCCTCTACTATACCTGTAGCTTTATCTGAAAATAAAACAGGAAATGCCTGAAAAATATTTTTTTCTGTTAGTTCTTCCTCTACTATTTTTGTAGCAATTCTAATTTTTTCCACTCTATCTCTTGTTACTTCTCCAATAATTCTTGTAGCAAGACCGGGACCGGGAAATGGTTTTCTATCATACATTTTTTTAGGCAATCCAAGAGTTTTTGCAACCTGTCTTACTT
This bacterium DNA region includes the following protein-coding sequences:
- a CDS encoding ExsB family transcriptional regulator, with amino-acid sequence NLVVFFIDDGLMRYKEAEEVRDFFAKKGIDLEIWNVEDVFFDALKGKIDPEEKRKAFRDTFYKILSQAVRSYSVDFLIQGTIAADIIETQKGIKTQHNVLSQIGVNPLHYGLTIVEPLKELYKHQVRQVAKTLGLPKKMYDRKPFPGPGLATRIIGEVTRDRVEKIRIATKIVEEELTEKNIFQAFPVLFSDKATGIVEGKRLLGDIIAIRAVKSEDALTATPVKILWKRLFKIRDRILKEVPGVVKVLYDITPKPPSTIEYI
- the hisH gene encoding imidazole glycerol phosphate synthase subunit HisH, whose protein sequence is MVGVIKYGAGNIYSVSSAIKFLGEKFVLVENPEIIDRVDFLILPGVGSFDSGIENLEKTRILEKLKYRLELGIPFLGICLGLQLLFNVSEEGKKEGFGILKGEVVKFKNEEIKIPHMGWNKVEILKDNKIFEGIVNNSFFYFAHSYYIKTQEDIIVGKTKYGIDFPSVIIKDNIVGVQFHPEKSGKMGLLFIKNFLEGKWLQ